Proteins encoded together in one Vibrio lentus window:
- a CDS encoding YgjV family protein: MENWVTQGVGGLAFFIGVMAFWQKDDMKFRYQMMIFCFVMSIHFILMGAIVAAIGVIINAIRSYVSIKTQSRKVMWFFIGLMWVMTLPNMNHFFEFITVVGSSVATWALFSRQGITLRTLILFNSFCWASHNIWIGSIGGSFVEVTFIVTNLVTIYRLHQRRLLTIK; the protein is encoded by the coding sequence ATGGAAAACTGGGTAACACAGGGAGTTGGAGGTCTCGCTTTCTTTATCGGCGTAATGGCCTTTTGGCAAAAAGATGATATGAAATTTCGCTATCAAATGATGATCTTTTGTTTTGTTATGAGTATCCATTTTATATTAATGGGCGCTATAGTTGCCGCCATTGGCGTAATTATCAATGCTATTCGAAGTTACGTATCAATAAAAACTCAATCCCGCAAAGTGATGTGGTTTTTCATTGGTTTAATGTGGGTAATGACATTACCTAACATGAATCATTTCTTTGAGTTTATTACGGTTGTTGGTTCATCCGTAGCGACATGGGCACTCTTCTCTCGACAAGGTATCACGCTGAGAACCTTAATATTATTCAATTCTTTCTGTTGGGCTAGTCACAATATTTGGATTGGTTCTATTGGCGGATCTTTTGTCGAAGTCACCTTTATTGTCACAAATTTAGTCACAATCTACCGTTTACATCAACGCAGATTGTTAACTATAAAATAG
- a CDS encoding glycoside hydrolase family 3 protein, which translates to MKRLTLTPIAIALLLAGCNSSDSDNNLQQPQVNSRVHDVLNVDGYQFRDSNGSGTLEPFEDWRLSPEERAADLVSRMTLDEKAGMMLIDTLNSSEGGLVSSKGQDMIADAQMTRFIFRNSVVETPTNVPDCDAGRSGCQITPTEAAQFMNSVQELREQTRMGIPALFKSNARNHIDPSAKAGINVSSGAFSAWPKEAGLAATRDMDLITEFAGIMNDEWSSIGLRSMYGYMMDLATEPRWYRVHETFTEDADLASDIMRSLIKGLQDGGEVNEDSIALTIKHFPGGGPQENGGDPHYDFGKNQVYPKNNFDYHLKPFIAAIEAGASSIMPYYGIPVDQKWMPNDVGMSFSKGIVTDLLRDELGYTGNVNSDTGIIGERAWGVEHKTIDEQVAMAVEAGVDVLSGFHDKEVIVKLVEKDLLTEERVDLSVTRLLEEQFKLGLFENTYVDEKKAREVLGNDKYQERADYAQKKSVVLLQNTNKTLPLAESTAQAPVALYVMGMDENIAGDDKYNFTVTSGDYEAGETRPPVPADTDYAVIRVRVSNEGSDPDLIFGGANPDELDILAFSEMATAASWHIEPSLSDIQAVMNEVGSDKTVLSINFRQPFVLDDQSNLKQAGAVIATFGVSDSNLMEVLSGNFTPQGKLPFALANSAQAIQNQDSDYPGYDQADTLYPFGHGLNYE; encoded by the coding sequence ATGAAGCGTCTTACCCTGACACCTATAGCAATCGCGTTGCTTCTTGCAGGATGCAACTCATCTGATAGCGACAATAACCTCCAACAGCCCCAAGTTAACTCTCGTGTTCATGATGTATTGAACGTTGATGGTTACCAATTCCGAGATTCTAACGGCAGTGGAACACTGGAACCCTTTGAAGACTGGCGATTATCTCCTGAAGAGCGAGCAGCAGACTTGGTTAGCCGAATGACACTAGACGAGAAAGCCGGCATGATGCTCATTGACACCTTAAACTCATCCGAAGGTGGGCTTGTTAGCAGTAAAGGGCAAGACATGATTGCCGATGCCCAAATGACTCGCTTTATCTTTCGTAACAGCGTAGTTGAAACCCCAACTAATGTACCGGATTGCGATGCAGGACGTTCAGGTTGTCAGATAACCCCAACAGAAGCGGCCCAGTTCATGAATAGTGTTCAAGAACTGCGTGAACAAACTCGAATGGGTATCCCCGCTCTATTCAAGTCCAATGCTCGTAACCATATTGATCCATCAGCTAAAGCAGGGATCAACGTTTCTTCAGGTGCCTTTTCTGCTTGGCCTAAAGAGGCAGGTTTAGCAGCCACTCGCGACATGGATTTGATCACTGAATTTGCTGGTATCATGAATGACGAGTGGTCTTCAATTGGCCTGCGCAGTATGTACGGATACATGATGGATTTGGCGACAGAACCTCGCTGGTATCGAGTACACGAAACCTTTACCGAAGATGCAGATTTAGCGTCTGACATTATGCGTTCACTGATCAAAGGGTTACAGGATGGCGGTGAAGTCAACGAAGACAGTATCGCGCTAACCATCAAACACTTCCCTGGCGGCGGTCCACAAGAAAACGGCGGTGACCCACACTATGACTTTGGTAAGAACCAAGTCTATCCCAAGAACAATTTTGACTACCACCTAAAACCGTTTATTGCCGCGATTGAAGCTGGCGCTTCTTCAATAATGCCTTACTACGGCATTCCGGTAGATCAAAAATGGATGCCAAACGATGTTGGTATGTCCTTTTCAAAAGGTATTGTCACCGACCTGCTTAGAGACGAATTAGGTTACACAGGTAACGTGAACTCAGATACCGGCATTATTGGTGAGCGAGCATGGGGTGTGGAACACAAAACGATTGATGAGCAGGTTGCAATGGCGGTCGAAGCTGGAGTCGATGTTCTTTCAGGCTTCCATGATAAAGAAGTCATCGTGAAACTGGTCGAAAAGGATCTGCTCACCGAAGAGCGTGTCGACCTATCAGTAACACGCTTACTTGAAGAACAATTCAAGCTTGGCCTTTTCGAAAACACTTACGTTGACGAGAAAAAAGCCCGAGAGGTTTTAGGCAATGACAAGTACCAAGAACGCGCTGATTACGCACAGAAAAAGTCTGTCGTCTTACTTCAAAATACCAATAAGACTCTACCTTTAGCTGAATCAACCGCACAAGCTCCTGTTGCTCTGTATGTCATGGGAATGGATGAAAATATTGCTGGAGACGACAAGTACAACTTTACCGTGACTTCTGGTGATTACGAAGCGGGAGAAACGCGTCCACCAGTACCAGCCGATACGGACTATGCGGTTATTCGTGTTCGCGTATCTAACGAAGGTTCAGATCCTGATCTTATCTTTGGTGGTGCGAACCCAGATGAACTCGATATTCTTGCGTTCAGTGAAATGGCTACAGCTGCATCTTGGCATATTGAACCAAGCCTAAGTGATATCCAAGCCGTTATGAACGAAGTGGGCTCTGACAAAACGGTCTTGTCTATCAACTTTAGACAACCCTTCGTATTGGACGATCAAAGTAACCTTAAGCAGGCCGGCGCGGTAATAGCGACATTTGGTGTCTCGGACAGCAACCTAATGGAAGTACTTTCAGGCAACTTTACACCTCAAGGAAAACTGCCATTTGCTTTAGCGAACAGTGCCCAAGCCATTCAAAACCAAGACTCAGATTATCCTGGGTATGATCAAGCCGACACCCTTTACCCGTTCGGACATGGTTTAAATTACGAATAA
- a CDS encoding glutathione synthase — protein MTIPRLPQQIIEDACEWAIMHGVAFRQPDNTARHCPFSIAPMTMEREVFEHLLKVTPLITKLISNVSEDHDFLQSSLSDMAKADPFFGRLMELHQQAHGEVSHRLYPARQPLLLMRTDFMDDRQHGAKVIEFNGIAAGMAPFGQKATEFHDYMHNQWPETYRSWLEDKSATPAENQGLKQLAYGIATSARKVRADFNDSDKPTFLMVVQKNEDNVYDQHLLEIELQKQGVRTVRRTFEQLSCQLSSGDNQRLLLQDVGAVDVVYLRAGYQYSDYWAPELNESVCCHTLSQTRVFMEQHHVAMNATISQQLATSKTMQMLLTMMPASEYARWGLTREEAELVKSVLADMKPITSESIEWFNTQANKQEWVLKNQGEGGGHCVFGDDISEQLSQLKPEEYDAWALMQRLYPHERDVPTIAVRDTQQTLVTDLVSEVGLFTAYYQGEPVTEFGGYAGYLIRSKPASENEGGIHSGKGILDSLVLID, from the coding sequence ATGACAATTCCACGGTTACCACAACAAATTATTGAAGACGCGTGTGAGTGGGCGATCATGCACGGTGTTGCGTTTCGCCAGCCAGATAATACCGCTAGGCATTGTCCTTTCAGCATTGCTCCTATGACTATGGAGCGTGAGGTTTTTGAACACTTGTTGAAGGTAACACCGCTGATCACCAAGTTAATCAGCAATGTTTCCGAAGATCATGATTTCTTGCAGTCATCACTGAGTGATATGGCCAAAGCTGATCCGTTTTTTGGCCGTTTGATGGAGCTGCATCAACAAGCGCATGGCGAGGTGTCTCATCGTCTTTATCCTGCTCGCCAACCGTTGTTATTAATGCGTACTGACTTCATGGACGATCGTCAACATGGCGCGAAAGTGATCGAGTTTAATGGCATTGCTGCAGGTATGGCTCCATTCGGGCAAAAGGCCACAGAGTTCCATGATTACATGCACAATCAATGGCCTGAGACTTATCGGAGCTGGCTTGAAGATAAATCTGCCACACCTGCTGAAAACCAAGGCTTAAAGCAACTGGCTTATGGTATTGCGACTTCAGCAAGAAAAGTGCGAGCTGACTTTAATGATTCAGATAAGCCAACATTCTTGATGGTAGTACAGAAGAACGAAGACAACGTGTATGACCAACACCTACTTGAAATTGAACTGCAAAAGCAGGGTGTGCGTACGGTTCGTCGCACCTTTGAACAATTGAGCTGTCAGCTTTCATCGGGTGATAACCAACGCTTGTTACTGCAAGATGTCGGCGCGGTTGATGTGGTTTACCTAAGAGCGGGCTATCAGTATTCAGATTACTGGGCACCAGAACTCAACGAATCGGTTTGTTGTCATACACTAAGCCAAACGCGCGTGTTTATGGAACAGCACCATGTTGCAATGAACGCGACTATCAGCCAACAATTAGCGACCAGTAAAACCATGCAAATGCTGCTGACCATGATGCCTGCATCTGAATACGCACGTTGGGGTTTAACGCGAGAAGAAGCGGAATTGGTGAAGAGTGTTTTAGCAGATATGAAGCCAATCACCAGTGAATCGATTGAATGGTTTAACACACAAGCTAACAAGCAAGAGTGGGTGCTAAAAAACCAAGGTGAGGGCGGTGGCCATTGTGTCTTTGGTGACGACATCAGCGAACAATTGAGCCAACTTAAGCCAGAAGAGTACGATGCGTGGGCATTGATGCAGCGCTTGTACCCACACGAACGTGACGTGCCAACCATTGCGGTGCGTGACACTCAACAAACGCTAGTGACAGATTTAGTCAGCGAAGTGGGTTTGTTCACCGCGTATTATCAAGGTGAACCAGTTACAGAGTTCGGCGGCTACGCGGGATATCTTATTCGTAGCAAACCTGCGAGTGAGAATGAAGGCGGGATCCACAGCGGAAAGGGGATTCTCGATTCATTGGTGTTGATTGATTAG
- a CDS encoding LysR substrate-binding domain-containing protein, whose translation MVDVKSLLKCDMNLLLCLHVLIEERSVSKTAERLFLSQSAVSKQLTKLRALFDDPLFERESKGLFPTPKALALAPKIHQILLQIEKLTVPEVFDPKDSERTFTIDLVETAYTAIYPHFMPTALADAPHITINSSTWSSDSFKRLLKREVDFGIGIFELDERASTHVQCIPDELDFVELCLDYSVCLMRNDHPALQEEWNLDTFLKYRHIQLVTGGAGDWLLMEVLNSKQLEINKAANVSDITSAIKLCKQSDLLMCYPYNSVRDYIDSGELVMKPVPVDLVPGGLFLLWHKYFDSEPSHKWLRDLIIEQTR comes from the coding sequence ATGGTAGATGTTAAAAGCTTACTTAAATGCGATATGAATTTGCTGCTTTGCCTACACGTTCTCATTGAAGAGCGAAGCGTGAGCAAAACCGCAGAGCGACTTTTTTTGAGCCAATCTGCGGTAAGTAAACAGCTCACCAAACTCAGAGCTTTGTTTGATGATCCGCTGTTTGAGCGAGAATCCAAAGGGCTATTCCCCACACCCAAAGCACTCGCGTTAGCGCCTAAGATTCACCAAATTCTACTGCAGATCGAAAAGCTGACCGTTCCCGAAGTTTTCGATCCTAAAGACAGTGAGCGTACTTTCACTATAGACCTTGTTGAAACCGCCTACACAGCGATCTATCCGCACTTTATGCCGACAGCACTTGCCGATGCGCCGCACATTACCATCAACAGTTCGACGTGGAGCAGCGACAGCTTCAAGCGTTTACTGAAACGTGAGGTGGATTTTGGTATCGGTATATTTGAGCTAGATGAGCGCGCTTCTACCCACGTGCAATGTATTCCTGACGAGTTGGATTTCGTGGAACTGTGCTTGGATTATTCTGTATGTTTGATGCGCAATGACCACCCTGCCTTGCAAGAAGAGTGGAACCTAGACACCTTCTTGAAGTATCGACACATACAGTTGGTGACGGGTGGAGCGGGTGACTGGTTATTGATGGAAGTGCTTAACTCAAAGCAGCTTGAAATCAACAAAGCCGCTAATGTTTCAGACATCACCAGTGCCATTAAGCTGTGTAAGCAGAGCGATTTGCTTATGTGTTACCCATACAACTCAGTACGCGATTACATTGATAGCGGAGAGTTGGTGATGAAGCCCGTACCTGTTGATTTGGTGCCGGGAGGCTTGTTCCTTCTATGGCACAAATATTTCGATTCAGAACCGAGCCATAAATGGTTGCGCGATCTGATCATCGAGCAGACTCGATAG
- the add gene encoding adenosine deaminase: MDFLALPKIDLHCHLDGSVRPDTIIDLAKQYNIELPEDRDAVVQSLTVPEDCKNLDEYLACFSLPLQVMQTEEAIERISFELYEDAALENVKYLEVRFAPILHVNKGLSLDTIIASAVKGMKRAEEKYDIKGNYIMSVLRMFPKDSIKDVIDAGQPYLGKGVVAFDIAGGEKPGFCAEFPEYTQYALEKGYRITVHAGEQWHGQNVYDAVTKLDAERIGHGVHIQGNEDAYNIVKEKQVALETCPTSNVQTKCIHKFSDHPIAEFKKDGIVVTINTDNRTVSNTTMTNEVKRVCETFGLTKEDYVEIYKYSVESAFASDEVKQHLMGFVEQI, from the coding sequence ATGGATTTTCTAGCACTACCAAAGATTGATTTACACTGCCACCTAGACGGAAGTGTTCGCCCAGATACGATTATTGACCTAGCAAAACAGTACAATATCGAACTACCTGAAGATCGCGACGCGGTTGTTCAATCTCTAACGGTGCCAGAAGATTGCAAAAACCTAGATGAGTATCTGGCTTGTTTCAGCCTGCCACTACAAGTAATGCAGACTGAAGAAGCGATTGAACGTATCTCTTTCGAGCTTTACGAAGACGCTGCACTAGAAAACGTTAAGTACCTAGAAGTTCGCTTCGCACCAATCCTGCACGTAAATAAAGGTCTGTCTCTTGATACGATCATTGCAAGTGCAGTAAAAGGCATGAAGCGCGCTGAAGAGAAATACGACATCAAAGGCAACTACATCATGTCTGTGCTTCGTATGTTCCCTAAAGACTCTATCAAAGACGTAATCGACGCAGGCCAACCCTACCTAGGTAAAGGTGTTGTGGCGTTTGATATCGCAGGTGGCGAAAAGCCAGGCTTCTGTGCTGAATTCCCTGAGTACACGCAATACGCTCTTGAAAAAGGCTACCGCATTACCGTACACGCTGGGGAGCAATGGCACGGTCAAAACGTTTACGATGCTGTGACAAAGCTTGACGCTGAACGTATCGGCCACGGTGTTCACATCCAAGGTAACGAGGACGCGTACAACATCGTTAAAGAGAAGCAAGTTGCGCTTGAAACTTGCCCAACAAGTAACGTTCAAACTAAATGTATTCACAAATTCAGCGACCACCCAATTGCTGAATTCAAGAAAGACGGCATCGTTGTTACGATCAACACAGACAACCGTACTGTGTCGAACACAACCATGACCAACGAAGTGAAGCGTGTGTGTGAAACATTCGGCCTAACAAAAGAAGACTACGTAGAGATCTACAAATACTCTGTAGAGAGCGCTTTTGCTTCAGACGAAGTGAAACAGCACCTAATGGGTTTCGTTGAGCAAATCTAA
- a CDS encoding sugar O-acetyltransferase, producing the protein MSNTNVKTELEKMLSGQVYDGADQEIDTMRSNARKALMAFNNHQDPDQQHTLQEQLFGKVGSSSLIQPPIHCEFGKTIEIGDDTFINMNAVMLDGANIKIGNNVLIGPSAQFYTPSHSLDYRSRRKWETFCLPITIEDDVWVGGNSVINQGVTIGARSVIAANSVVNSDVPPDCLYGGTPAKLIRHLNTEQ; encoded by the coding sequence ATGAGTAATACAAACGTTAAAACTGAACTAGAAAAGATGCTATCTGGGCAAGTGTATGATGGTGCAGACCAAGAAATTGATACCATGCGTTCCAATGCCAGAAAGGCGCTAATGGCTTTCAACAACCACCAAGACCCAGACCAGCAACACACATTGCAAGAGCAGCTATTTGGTAAGGTTGGTAGTAGCAGCTTAATCCAGCCCCCTATTCATTGTGAGTTTGGTAAAACCATCGAGATTGGCGACGATACCTTCATTAACATGAACGCAGTAATGCTAGATGGTGCGAACATCAAAATCGGTAACAATGTTTTAATTGGACCAAGTGCGCAATTCTATACGCCATCACACTCCCTTGATTATCGTAGCCGCCGTAAATGGGAAACCTTTTGTTTACCAATAACAATCGAAGATGATGTGTGGGTTGGCGGTAACTCAGTGATCAATCAAGGCGTGACAATTGGGGCTCGTTCAGTTATTGCAGCGAACTCAGTAGTCAACAGTGATGTACCGCCAGACTGCCTATACGGTGGTACACCAGCGAAGTTGATTCGACATCTGAATACCGAACAATAA
- a CDS encoding helix-turn-helix domain-containing protein has product MGLDIPLIDKRVVHHFQQGLQEKKWLVLSNSSPAKLASDVNLPFSMDTSSARYVPFNVFALFLRSLKGHLSPSAFTSLLLESADHAAQELQFSELSIQDFLLQFPVGNLLVKQGSGGLSISFKMTTSVASHVESELFLIVYTHAYFKSHYADLGKPIRYDLVTRSSEQLSELKIQTDTPQYLGQANTCIQYPPLAKECALEVQAQSMTDTSKVAEALSPYIGRMDLDLDTFCDLNSLGKRTIQRALSQENTTFREVKESLAFDFAKRVLADQAYSIADVAQHLGYADASQFIRAFKRANGITPYQWKKQNS; this is encoded by the coding sequence ATGGGTCTTGATATTCCGTTGATAGATAAGCGCGTGGTGCATCACTTTCAACAAGGCTTGCAAGAAAAAAAATGGCTTGTTCTGAGTAACTCATCGCCAGCAAAATTGGCTTCAGATGTTAACTTGCCATTCAGCATGGATACGTCATCAGCGAGGTATGTGCCATTTAATGTATTTGCGCTTTTCTTGAGGAGTTTAAAGGGTCACCTGAGCCCCTCTGCGTTTACTTCTTTACTGTTAGAGAGTGCAGACCACGCAGCTCAAGAACTGCAATTCTCCGAACTTTCCATACAAGATTTTTTACTTCAATTTCCAGTTGGTAACTTGCTTGTAAAGCAGGGTTCAGGAGGCTTGTCGATTTCATTCAAAATGACAACGAGCGTGGCAAGCCATGTTGAGTCTGAGTTGTTTCTTATCGTTTATACCCACGCTTACTTTAAATCGCATTATGCCGATTTAGGAAAACCGATCCGTTATGACCTAGTTACGCGAAGTTCAGAACAACTGAGTGAGCTAAAAATCCAAACGGACACACCACAGTATTTAGGTCAGGCGAATACATGTATTCAGTACCCTCCACTGGCGAAGGAATGTGCCTTGGAAGTGCAAGCCCAGTCGATGACAGATACCAGTAAAGTCGCTGAAGCGCTGTCTCCATACATTGGGCGAATGGACCTCGACTTGGATACATTTTGCGACTTAAATTCGCTCGGGAAACGCACCATTCAACGAGCGCTTTCACAAGAAAACACGACCTTTAGAGAGGTTAAAGAGTCATTGGCCTTTGATTTTGCAAAGCGTGTACTTGCCGATCAAGCGTACTCGATAGCAGATGTTGCTCAGCACTTAGGGTATGCCGATGCGTCGCAATTTATTCGAGCTTTCAAACGAGCCAATGGCATCACGCCGTACCAATGGAAAAAGCAGAACTCGTGA
- a CDS encoding membrane dipeptidase, translating to MFKKITLVAASIAMSCGVAQASIESKTWPASDKAKTFVQDTIVIGMLASPYGAGWKDDQQLLDYFQGARDAGITGHEYTVTAADHNFDDFLFHHHKHRSAMAKQPENFIIAHSNHDIEKAHTEGKTAVLWNSQTATILDEDVTKMAILKDMGLKSMILAYNDIFRTGSGQLAAYNGRDIGLTPWGKSVIDSMVQYDVILDLSHTGSKTANDAMDYMETNYPGTPFVYTHSVPAGLYKSEPNATPKGCYRAIPDDEAIRAAKSGGYIAPTFTEWMMDGVWPEDISPVQAADMIDYYVKLVGVDHVGIATDDMFSTDMVVDFATKNAKMYDDGGYMIEAFNKGATGNGELAKILAAITDELWKRGYSNDDLAKIYGGNKMRVFAQESENVDPDEFQKEYAKRLKELTKLRNENLAKQ from the coding sequence ATGTTTAAAAAGATAACGTTAGTCGCGGCGAGCATTGCAATGAGTTGTGGTGTTGCCCAAGCGAGTATCGAAAGCAAAACTTGGCCAGCATCAGACAAAGCCAAAACATTCGTTCAAGATACTATCGTGATTGGTATGCTCGCGAGCCCGTACGGTGCAGGTTGGAAGGATGACCAACAGCTATTGGACTACTTTCAAGGCGCACGCGACGCGGGCATCACAGGGCATGAGTACACGGTAACCGCGGCTGACCATAACTTTGATGATTTCCTATTCCACCATCACAAGCATCGTTCAGCCATGGCTAAGCAGCCTGAGAATTTCATCATAGCGCATTCAAACCACGATATTGAGAAAGCTCACACAGAAGGAAAAACTGCGGTTCTTTGGAATAGTCAAACCGCTACTATCTTGGACGAAGATGTCACCAAAATGGCGATCCTGAAGGACATGGGTCTAAAAAGCATGATCTTGGCTTATAACGACATTTTCAGAACCGGTTCAGGGCAATTAGCGGCCTACAATGGTCGAGATATAGGCCTCACCCCATGGGGAAAATCCGTTATCGACTCAATGGTTCAATACGATGTGATCCTCGATCTCAGTCATACGGGTTCTAAGACAGCCAATGATGCGATGGATTACATGGAAACAAATTATCCTGGAACGCCATTTGTTTACACGCACTCAGTGCCTGCTGGCCTTTATAAGAGTGAGCCAAATGCAACGCCAAAAGGTTGTTACCGTGCCATTCCTGATGATGAAGCGATACGCGCAGCGAAATCAGGAGGCTACATCGCCCCGACATTTACCGAGTGGATGATGGACGGTGTTTGGCCGGAAGATATTTCTCCAGTCCAAGCCGCAGATATGATTGATTACTATGTGAAACTGGTAGGCGTAGACCATGTCGGTATCGCAACGGATGATATGTTCTCAACGGACATGGTAGTCGATTTCGCAACCAAAAATGCCAAAATGTACGACGATGGCGGTTACATGATTGAAGCCTTTAACAAAGGGGCGACGGGCAATGGAGAATTAGCGAAGATCCTTGCCGCGATCACAGATGAGCTTTGGAAGCGTGGCTACAGTAACGACGACCTTGCCAAGATCTACGGCGGCAACAAGATGCGAGTTTTCGCTCAAGAGTCTGAAAATGTTGACCCTGACGAATTCCAAAAAGAGTATGCAAAACGCCTGAAAGAGTTAACCAAGCTAAGAAATGAAAACTTAGCGAAGCAGTAG
- a CDS encoding GntR family transcriptional regulator, giving the protein MKKYELVVQDIVSKICQNSINHKLPAERELSEIYGLSRFTIRKALAKLEAIGMVKSKIGSGYFVNTSLIGTPLVYNSITENSFEEISYKKIQLNKTLPNQHEQQIFSLSDDEYIWKIRRLRLINNKVVQIEGAKIPVSIFPEMNTEIIENSIQKYALAHDLEIDSYLTTYQAINVSKDDADLLGCKKNAAAMNITNRGFLTSGELFIVSDIIDINYQCTYHTPFNSESMNFRDKNSR; this is encoded by the coding sequence ATGAAAAAGTACGAATTAGTTGTTCAAGATATTGTGAGCAAGATCTGCCAAAACAGTATTAATCACAAACTGCCAGCTGAAAGAGAACTCTCTGAAATATATGGGTTATCTCGTTTCACCATTCGAAAGGCACTCGCAAAGTTAGAGGCGATTGGAATGGTAAAATCGAAAATTGGGTCTGGGTATTTTGTTAATACTTCTTTAATTGGTACTCCCTTAGTCTATAACTCAATCACTGAAAACAGCTTTGAAGAAATATCTTATAAAAAGATTCAATTAAATAAAACGCTACCAAACCAACATGAACAACAAATATTTTCGTTATCTGATGATGAGTATATTTGGAAAATTAGACGACTGAGGTTAATAAATAATAAAGTCGTTCAGATTGAAGGAGCAAAGATACCTGTCAGTATCTTCCCTGAAATGAATACAGAGATCATTGAAAACTCTATTCAAAAATACGCGTTAGCACACGATTTAGAGATCGATAGTTACCTCACTACCTATCAAGCGATCAACGTATCCAAAGATGACGCTGACCTTCTGGGTTGCAAAAAGAATGCGGCAGCAATGAATATCACCAACCGAGGGTTCTTAACCTCTGGCGAACTGTTCATTGTCAGCGATATCATCGACATCAACTACCAATGCACGTATCACACGCCTTTTAACAGTGAGAGCATGAATTTCAGAGATAAAAATAGCCGCTAG
- the tnpA gene encoding IS200/IS605 family transposase, whose protein sequence is MGDYRSSSHVYWRCKYHIVWTPKYRYKILKDKVGKELYRSIYILCNMKDCEVLELNVQPDHVHLVVIIPPKLSVSSLLGVLKGRTAIRLFNRFPHIRKKLWGNHFWARGYFVDTVGVNEEVIRRYVRHQDKQDIEYEQQLQLLKN, encoded by the coding sequence ATGGGCGATTACAGAAGTTCATCACATGTCTATTGGCGTTGCAAATACCATATAGTTTGGACTCCAAAGTACAGATATAAGATTTTGAAAGATAAGGTAGGAAAGGAGCTTTATCGTTCAATCTATATTTTGTGCAATATGAAAGACTGCGAAGTTTTAGAATTAAATGTTCAACCAGATCATGTTCATCTTGTTGTCATTATTCCTCCCAAGTTATCAGTATCGAGTTTGTTAGGAGTTTTAAAAGGCCGAACAGCAATTCGACTTTTCAATAGATTCCCACATATACGTAAGAAATTATGGGGAAATCACTTTTGGGCTAGAGGGTATTTTGTAGATACGGTCGGTGTGAATGAAGAAGTCATTCGGCGATATGTACGACACCAAGATAAGCAGGACATAGAGTATGAACAACAATTACAGTTATTGAAGAACTGA